One Triticum dicoccoides isolate Atlit2015 ecotype Zavitan chromosome 5B, WEW_v2.0, whole genome shotgun sequence genomic window carries:
- the LOC119307915 gene encoding probable bifunctional methylthioribulose-1-phosphate dehydratase/enolase-phosphatase E1 — protein MSTGGAESAAAEAMASEAYLAGDAVREARELVAELCRHFYLQGWVTGTGGSITVKANDPDVPLAQQLIVMSPSGVQKERMVAEDMYVMSAEGKVISAPVAKPWPHKHPKCSDCAPLFMKSYLMRGAGAVIHSHGMGTCIATMINPGAKEFRMTHMEMIKGIKGHGYTDELVIPIIENTPYEYELTDSLAEAIAAYPKATAVLVRNHGIYVWGDSWINAKTQAECYHYLFDAAIKMYQLGIDWTTPEHGPINSAKRLRSVASPGVPNGCHTAKSSKHCVVLDIEGTTTPISFVTDVMFPYARDNVRKHLTSTYESEETKEDIKLLRIQIEEDLRTGVVGAAPVAPDYAGKEEVISSLVANVEAMIKADRKITSLKQLQGHIWRTGFERKELQGVVFEDVPEALKNWQSQGMKVYIYSSGSREAQRLLFGHTSYGDLRQFLCGFFDTTTGNKREARSYFEISQSLGVDNPSQILFITDVLQEAVAAKSAGFEVIISIRPGNAPLPANHGFRTISSFSEI, from the exons ATGTCGACCGGTGGTGCAGAGTctgcggcggcggaggcgatggCCTCGGAGGCGTACCTGGCGGGCGACGCTGTGAGGGAGGCGCGGGAGCTGGTGGCGGAGCTCTGCCGCCACTTCTACCTGCAGGGGTGGGTCACCGGCACCGGCGGCAGCATCACCGTCAAGGCCAACGACCCCGATGTGCCCCTCGCGCAGCAGCTCATCGTCATGTCCCCGTCCG GCGTGCAGAAGGAGAGGATGGTGGCAGAGGACATGTACGTGATGTCAGCAGAGGGCAAGGTGATATCTGCACCAGTAGCAAAGCCATGGCCACACAAGCATCCAAAGTGTTCAGACTGTGCACCTCTGTTCATGAAG TCTTATCTAATGCGAGGAGCTGGAGCTGTGATTCATAGCCATGGCATGGGGACTTGCATAGCAACAATGATCAATCCTGGTGCAAAGGAGTTCAGG ATGACACATATGGAAATGATTAAAGGAATCAAAGGTCATGGGTACACTGATGAATTGGTAATTCCCATAATTGAAAATACTCCTTATGAGTATGAGCTCACAGACTCTCTAGCTGAAGCG ATTGCAGCATACCCTAAGGCAACTGCTGTCCTGGTACGGAACCATGGAATTTATGTGTGGGGTGACTCCTGGATTAATGCCAAGACACAG GCTGAATGCTATCATTATCTTTTTGATGCTGCCATCAAGATGTATCAGTTAGGGATTGACTGGACAACTCCTGAGCATGGTCCAATAAACAGTGCCAAAAGATTGCGTAGTGTTGCAAGTCCTGGGGTTCCTAATGGATGTCATACAGCCAAATCATCAAAG CATTGTGTTGTACTTGACATCGAAGGAACAACAACGCCAATATCATTTGTGACTGATGTTATGTTTCCTTATGCCCGTGATAATGTGCGGAAGCATCTGACTTCTACATACGAATCCGAGGAAACCAAAGAAGACATCAAACTTTTACGCATCCAA ATCGAAGAAGACCTGAGAACCGGAGTTGTTGGGGCTGCTCCAGTTGCACCGGATTATGCTGGCAAAGAAGAGGTTATCAGTTCTTTAGTTGCTAATGTTGAAGCAATGATCAAAGCAGACCGGAAGATTACATCATTGAAACAACTTCAG GGGCATATATGGAGGACTGGGTTTGAAAGGAAAGAACTGCAAGGAGTTGTTTTTGAGGATGTTCCCGAGGCACTTAAGAACTGGCAATCTCAGGGTATGAAG GTTTACATATACTCCAGTGGCAGTAGAGAGGCACAGAGGCTACTATTTGGACATACATCTTATGGTGATCTGCGGCAATTTCTGTGTGGTTTTTTCGACACCACAACCGG AAACAAAAGAGAAGCAAGGAGTTATTTTGAGATCTCGCAATCACTTGGGGTGGATAATCCGTCTCAAATCTTATTCATCACAGATGTGTTGCAAGAAGCCGTTGCAGCAAAGAGTGCAG GTTTCGAGGTAATAATCTCCATTCGCCCGGGGAATGCACCGCTTCCTGCGAATCATGGTTTCCGGACTATCAGTTCCTTCAGTGAGATCTGA